Proteins encoded by one window of Aphis gossypii isolate Hap1 chromosome X, ASM2018417v2, whole genome shotgun sequence:
- the LOC114122262 gene encoding uncharacterized protein LOC114122262: MSTMTSRTQMELEEDKFKWNVGVNFLNIISVLFNNWPEMRSVVDGLPEFQRKTLNNDIRKLIKNVFDCILIYGKDCNEKLTDQIIKGMNDDFHLIIEDFSAKEISAYILYMYAKWFYAEDFTENRLQVIAEIKNFSKPDPIVEFEDLPSYKIASETEEIMV, encoded by the exons ATGAGTACGATGACTTCAAGGACCCAAATGGAATTGGAAGAAGACAAGTTTAAATGGAACGTTGGAGTAAATTTCCTGAACATAATATCTGTACTGTTCAACAATTGGCCAGAAATGAGA tccgTTGTTGATGGTCTCCCAGAATTTCAACGCAAGACtttgaataatgatataaggAAATTAATTAAGAACGTATTCGACTGTATTTTGATATATG gtaaaGATTGTAATGAAAAACTAACGGATCAAATCATAAAAGGTATGAATGATGACTTTCATTTGATAATTGAAGATTTTTCTGCCAAGGAGATAagtgcatatattttatatatgtatgctaAATGGTTTTATGCAGAAGATTTTACGGAAAACCGCCTACAAGTTATAGCAGAAATCaagaatttttcaaaaccaGATCCTATTGTAGAATTTgaa GATCTTCCAAGTTATAAAATAGCCTCAGAAACTGAAGAGattatggtttaa